The Saccharothrix violaceirubra genome segment TGCGCACGGCCTACGTGCGCGGCGTGCCGGGCCGTGTCGCCGTGGACGCGGGGCTGGCCGAGCGGGTGCTCGCGCTGTGCGGGCGGTTGCGCCGGGAGTTGGACGCCCTGGACGTGCCCGGCCTGCCCGGCACGGGCGCGGTGGTGCACGGTGACTTCGGCCCGCAGAACCTGATCGTGACACCGACCGCCGACGCCGCGGTGGCGGTGGTCGACTGGGAGTGGTGCCGCCGGGGCGATCCCGTCGACGACCTGGCGTGGGCGGAGTGGACCGTCCGCCTCCACCACCCCGACGCGATCGCCGCCGTGGACGCCCTGTACGCGGCCTACGGCCGGCGGGCCAAGTGGTCCGTCCGCCACGAGGCGATGATGGCCACCTGTCACCGCAACCGGGATTTCTGCGCCCGGGGCGGCGATTGCGCGGGCGTGGCCGTGTGGGACGACCGGATCGCCCGGACCGCGGGCTTCCGGGACCGCTGAGACGGAGCAGGGGCGGTCCCCGAGGAGACCGCCCCTGCTCCGTGCTGCCTTCTACCGGGAAGCTTCTACCGGTCAGCCGGTGAAGCCCTTGAAGATGTTCGTGAATTCGTACTGGGACTGCGAGATGCTGCTGCACGTCGGCGAGATGCCGCCGCCCGGGCAGCCGCCGTTGTCCCGGCCGGTCGACCAGAAGCCGAGCAGGCCGATGTGGTTGGTGTTCGCCCACGCCACCAGCTTCTGCGCGTGCGCCTGGTTGAAGATCTTGCCGTTGTAGTTCCGGCCGATCATCGGGGTGACGCCCAGCAGCTTCTTCAGCTCCGCGTCGGACTTCGCGGGCCAGATCTGCTTCATCTGGCCGAGCGTGGCCTGTGCGGCGGCGATCACCGCGTCGCCCCAGTCGGACCGCGACGTGCCGAACTCCATGGTCATCGGGTTGACCAGGACGGTCAGGCCCTTCGACGCGGCGTTCTGGAGCACCTGCACCGAGTACGGGTCCATGCCGTAGTCGTCGCCCTGGATGCGCATCGTGTAGCTGATGTGCGTGCCGCGCTCGGCCTGGAGCTTCTTGAGCGCCGTGTTCACCAGGTCGTGCGGGATGGTGGCCTCGACGTCGACGTCCAGGTGGTTGCCGCCGACCGCGTCCAGGATCTTCTTGTACGCGTTGTACAGCGCGTCGGCCGTGGAGCAGGTGTACTCCAGGTACGGCCCGGCCGCGCCGCCGGTCGCCACGATGACGTCGCCGCCCAGCGCCTTGAGGGCCTTGACGTCGTTGATGATCCGGCTGTCGTTCAACGGGATCGTGCCGCCCCACGCCGGGTTGCAGCCGGAGCTGTCGGCGAGCGCGAACGCGAGCGTGAAGACCTTCTGGCCGGTGGTCTTGGCGATCGACTCCAGCGACGGCGTGGGCATCGTGATGTCCACGTACGGCGCGGACTTGATGCTGCCCGGCTGCTGCGGCGTCGTGGTCGTCGGGTCGGTGGTGACCGGCGGCGTGGTCGGGTCGGTCGTCACCGGGGGGCTGGTGTCGGAGACGATCGTGGTGGTCGTGGTCGTCGACGACCCCTCGCACGGCTGACCGTTGATCTTGCAGCCGGTCGGCACGCCGGTGCCGTTGACCAGGAACCCGAACGACGCGGACGCGCCGGCTGCCAGGGTGCCGTTGTAGTTGCGGCTGCTGAACGTGTGGTGCGTGCCGCTGGTGGCCAGCGTGGCGTCCCAGTACGCACCGGGCTTGGTGTCGGCGGGCAGGTCGAACTCGACCTTCCAGCCGTTCACAGCCGACGAGCCCGCGGTGATCGTGTAGCGGGCCTGGTAGCCGGAGCCCCAGGACGAGTCCTTCGCGAACTTCGCGGACGGGGTGGCGGCGGCGCCGGCAGGGGCGGCGACGAGCATCCCCGTGATCGCGGTCGCGGCTACGCCGGCCGCGAGCAGCATCAAAGACTTGCGCTTCGAGAACATCGTGCTCCCACGGATGCAGGGTTGGGTGGGAGTGGTGCGGGGACGTGGGGCGCGGCACGCCCCCACACCACGATCGCAGCGGTGCCCGCAACTGTGAGCACCGACCAGGTGACCGTATGTGGCCTAGACCACCGCGTCAATGGGTCTAGACCTTTTCGCCGCCGATCGGCCGTTCGGACGTGGTGGGAGACTGTGTGCCGTGGACGTCTCCCCCTGGCCCGAGGGCACCGCGACCGGTATCGGTTCGCTGCCCGGCGCCGACCCGCTCGAAGCCGCACGTGTCGTCCTCGGCGAGCTGCCGCAGCTCCCCCACCTGCCCGAACTCCCCGGACGCGGGGTCGGTGCCGATCTCGTCGGCCGCACCGCCGGCCTGCTGGTCGACCTGCCCGTCGAGGTCGTGCCGTCCGGTTACCGGACCGCCGCGCACCCCGGTCGGGACCACCGCCGCGCGGTGGACCTCCTGCGGCGCGACCTCGACGCGTTCGAGGAGGCGCTGGAGACCTCGGGCGCCCGGCCGGAGGTGGTCAAGGTCCAGGCGGCCGGGCCCTGGACGCTCACCGCGAGCATCGAGCTGAACCGCGGCCACCGCGTGCTGACCGACCGCGGCGCGTTGCGCGAGTACGCCGAGTCCCTGGCTGAGGGGCTGCGCCGGCACGTCGCCGAGGTCGCCAAGCGCATCGGCGCCCGCGTGGTCGTGCAGCTCGACGAGCCGGGTCTGCCCGCCGTGCTGCGCGGGCTGCTGCCCACGCCGTCCAAGCTCGGCACCGTGCCCGCCGTCCACGAGCCCGAGGCGCTCGCGGTGCTCCGGCCCGTGATCGAGGCGTTGGGGCCGGACGTGGTCGTGCACTGCTGCGCGCCCAAGCCGCCGATCGGGCTGTTGCGCCGGGCCGGTGTCCGGGCCGTGGCGTTGGACGTGGGCCTGCTGGACGAGTCGTCGTGGGACGAGGTCGGCGAAGCCTGGGAGGAGCGCACGACCCTGTTCCTGGGTCTGGTGCCGAGCACGGACCCGGCCGCGCCGGTGGACCTGGCGGGCGTGGCCAAGCCCGCGCTGGACCTGGTCGACCGGCTCGGGTTCCCCCGCGAGACCCTGGCGAGGTACGCCGTGCCCACGCCGACGTGCGGGCTGGCCGGTGCGAGTGCCAAGTGGACGCGCCGGGCGTTGTCGTTGAGCCGGGACCTGGGGCGCGCGTTCGTCGAACCGCCGGAGAACTGGCGGCGGGCGGAAGAGGGCCGCGAGGGTGCCTGAACGCACATTTCGCGGTGTCTGAACGTATAACTCGCGGGATTCAGGGGGTGGAGAAGGGGGCCGCGTAGGTGAAAGGGCCCGCCAGGGACGGCGTCCAAGCCGACAGGGTGCGGACCTGGAAGTGGGGTGCCCACTCGGCGACCGGCGGGGTGATGCCGTGGTCGGCGGCGAGGACGAACCCGAAGCGGGCGTAGTACGCGGGGTTGCCCAAGAGGACCACGGCGGGCTCGTCCAGGGCGTCGGCGGCGCCGAGGACGGCGTGCAGGAGCGCCGAGCCCACGCCCGCGCGCTGGTGGTCGGGACGCACGCTGACCGGTCCCAGGCCCACACCGATCGAGGCGCGGGTGGCGACCGCGTGCCCGACGACCTCGCCCGCCACCTCGGCGACCAGCGACAGCGCCGGAATCCAGCCCGGGTCCGCGCGCAACGCGTCGACCAGGCCGGCCTCGCCGCCGGGTCGTGCGGCGAACGCGGCCGACGTCACCTCGCGGATCACGTCGACGTCGGCGGGGGTCTCGCGGCGGATCATCATGCGCGCGAGCCTAGGGCGTGCACGCCCGACGGCAGCGCCACACCGCGCAGGTACCGGTTGAGGACGTCCAGGAACGCCCGCGCGGCCGACGTCGGCGCCACGTCCGCCCGGTGCGCCACGGCGACGACCCGGTCGATCCCCGGCTCCAGCGGCACGCCGTGCAGCGACCGCGTGGCCAGCACCGTGCTCGGCACGATCGCCCACCCCAGTCCCACCTCCACGAACCGCAGCACGGCGTCCATCTCGCCGCCCTCCACCGCGAACCTCGGCTCGAACCCGGCCTCGCGGCACGCGGCCGAGGTGGTCTCGCGCAGGTCGTAGCCGGTCCGGAACATCACCAGCGGCCGGTCCCGCAGCGCGGCGACGGGCAGCCGGGCCGAGTCGAACGGCGTGGGGGAGGCGACCACGAGTTCCTCGCGCAGCACCGGGATCACCGTGAGCGCCCGGTCCGCGTCCACCGGGGAGGCGATCACCAGCGCGAGGTCCAGGTCGCCCGCTTCCAGCGCGCGCACGAGGTCGCGCGACCCGCCCTCCTCGACGAGCACGCGGATGCCGGGGAACGCGTCGTGATACGCCTTCAGGACGTCCGCGAACAGGCTGCCGCACAGGCTGGGCGTGGCACCCACCCGCAGTCGTCCGCGGCGCAGCCCGACGAGTTCGGCCACCTCCAGCCGGGCGGTGTCCACATCGGACACGATCCGGCTCGCCACGGGCAGCAGCGCCTCGCCCGCCGGGGTCAGCGCGACGTTCCCGCGTGCCCGGCTGAACAGTTCCGCGCCGAGTTCGCGCTCCAACGCGTGGATCTGCTTGGACAGTGAGGGCTGCGCCACACGCACCTGCTCGGCGGCCCGGGTGAAATTCCGCGTCCGGGCCACTGCCAGGAAGTACGCGAGCTGGTGGAGCGTCATAGCCTCAGGCTATCGTCGTCCAGTCAATGATGTATTGGACGACTTGTCGAGGCCGTTCCTAGCGTCGAAGACGTGCTTCACCTCTACCGCCGCACGATCGGCAAGAAGGCCGTCATGGCGGTCACCGGATCGCTGCTGCTCCTCTACGTGGTCGCACACATGGTCGGCAACCTGTCGATCTTCGTGGGCGGCATCGACGACTACGGCCGGTGGCTGCGCTCGATCGGCGCGGTCTGGCCCGTGCGGCTGGGCCTGCTCGGGTGCGTGGTGCTGCACTTCGTGGCCGCGTGGCAGCTCACGAGACGCGCCGCGAAGGCACGCGGCCGGTACGAGCACCGACGTGTCGTCAACGGCTCCTACGCCGCCCGCACGATGCGTTGGGGCGGCGTGATCCTGGCCCTGTTCGTCGTCTACCACCTGCTCGACCTCACCGCCGGGGTGCTCAACCCGCACGGCGTCGAGGGCGAGATCCACGCCAACGTCGTGGCCGACTTCCGGCACTGGTACGTGGTCCTGGCCTACACCGTCGCCGTGCTGGCCCTGGGTTTCCACCTGCGGCACGGGGTGTGGAGCGCGACCCGCACGCTCGGCGTCGCCACGTCCCGCGCACTCGCCCTCGGCGTCGCCGTCGTGGTGTGCGCCGGGTTCCTGTCCGTCCCGTTCGCCGTCGTCACCGGAGTGGTGAGCTGATCATGTACACCGAAGGCGATCCGATCGCCGACCACCGCGCGCCCACGGGTCCCATCGAGACCCGCTGGGACCGCCGCCGGTTCACCGCGCGCCTGGTCAACCCGGCCAACCGGCGCGGTCGGACGGTGATCGTCGTGGGTACGGGCCTGGCCGGCGGTTCGGCCGCCGCGACCCTGGCCGAACTCGGCTACCGGGTGCTCTCGTTCTGCCACCAGGATTCCCCGCGCCGGGCGCACTCGGTCGCGGCCCAGGGCGGGATCAACGCGGCGAAGAACTACCGCAACGACGGCGACAGCGTGTGGCGGCTGTTCCACGACACCGTGAAGGGCGGCGACTTCCGCGCCCGCGAGTCGAACGTGTACCGGTTGGCCCAGCTCAGCACGGCGATCATCGACCAGTGCGTGGCGCAGGGCGTGCCGTTCGCGCGCGAGTACGGCGGGCTGCTGGACACGCGGTCGTTCGGCGGCGCGCAGGTCTCGCGCACGTTCTACGCGCGCGGCCAGACCGGGCAGCAACTCCTGCTCGGCGCCTACCAGGCGCTGGCCCGGCAGATCGACGCCGGACGCGTCGAGTCGCACCCGCGCACCGAGATGCTCGACCTGGTCGTGGCCGACGGGCGGGCCCGCGGCGTGGTCGTGCGCGACCTGGTGACCGGTGCGGTGTCCACGCACCTCGCCGACGCCGTCGTGCTCGCGACCGGCGGCTACGGCAACGTGTTCCACCTGTCCACCAACGCCAAGGGCTGCAACGCCACCGCGATCTGGCGGGCGCACCGGCGCGGCGCCCTGTTCGCCAACCCGTGCTTCACGCAGATCCACCCGACATGCATCCCGCCGGCGGGGGAGCACCAGTCCAAGCTGACGTTGATGTCCGAGTCGTTGCGCAACGACGGCCGCGTGTGGGTGCCGCGCGATCCCGCCGATCGGCGGACACCGGGCGCGATCCCCGAGTCCGGACGGGACTACTTCCTCGAACGGCTCTACCCGGCGTTCGGCAACCTCGTGCCGCGCGACATCGCCTCACGTGCGGCCAAGAACGCCTCCGACCCCGAACGCGGCGTGTACCTGGACTTCGCCGACGCCATCGCCCGGCTCGGCGCGGACGTCGTGAAAGCCCGCTACGGCAACCTGTTCGAGATGTACCAGCGCATCACCGGCGACGACCCGTACACGACGCCGATGCGCATCTGGCCCGCCGTCCACTACACGATGGGCGGGCTGTGGGTCGACTACGACCTGCGGTCCACCATCCCCGGCCTGTTCGTGATCGGGGAGGCCAACTTCTCCGACCACGGCGCGAACCGGCTCGGCGCCAGCGCGTTGATGCAGGGGCTCGCGGACGGGTACTTCGTGCTGCCCAACGTGATCGGCGACTACCTCGCGGACGCGCCGTTCGGGGACGTGGACCCGGGCGGGGTCGAGGACGAGGTGCGCGACCGCGTGGCCCGACTCCTGGCGGTGGACGGGGATCGCACGGTCGAGTCGTTCCACCGCGAACTCGGCCGGATCATGTGGGAGGAGTGCGGCATGGAACGCACGGACGCCGGGCTGCGCACGGCGTTGCGGCGCATCCCCGAACTGCGGGCCGAGTTCTGGTCGCGGGTGAAGGTGCCCGGCCGGGGCGAGTCGTTCAACCAGGAGTTGGAGAAGGCCGGTCGGGTCGCGGACTTCCTCGAACTGGCCGAGCTGATGTGCGTGGACGCGCTGCACCGCGAGGAGTCGTGCGGCGGGCACTTCCGCGCCGAGAGCACGGCCGGCGGCGAGGCGTTGCGCGACGACCACCGCTTCTCGTACGTGGCCGCGTGGGAGTTCACGGGCGGTCCACCCGTGCTGCACCGCGAGGACCTCGTCTTCGACCACGTCCGACCGAGCATTCGGAGCTACGCGTGAACCTGACGATGCGGATCTGGCGGCAGAACGGCGCGACCGGCCGCCTGGTGACCTACGACGTGCCCGACCTGTCGCCGGACATGTCCTTCCTGGAGGCGTTGGACGTCCTCAACGAACGACTCGTGCTCGCGGGGGAGGAGCCCGTGGCGTTCGACCACGACTGCCGCGAGGGCATCTGCGGCATGTGCGGGCTGATGATCGATGGTGTGGCACATGGTCCGGAACGCGCCACCACGGCGTGCCAACTGCACCTGAGGCACTTCTCCGACGGCGACACGGTGACCGTGGAACCGTGGCGTGCCACGCCGTTCCCGGTGATCCGCGACCTGGTCGTGGACCGGTCGGCGTTCGACCGGATCGTCGAGGCCGGCGGGTACGTGAGCGTGTCGACGGGCAGCGCGCCCGACGCGCACGCCCTGCCCGTGCCCAAACCCGATGCGGACGCGGCCTTCGAGGCGGCGGCGTGCATCGGGTGCGGTGCGTGCGTGGCCGCGTGCCCCAACGGCTCGGCGATGCTGTTCACGGCCGCGAAGGTCACGCACCTGGGCCTGTTGCCGCAGGGCCGGCCGGAACGCGGGACGCGGGCGTCGGACATGCTGGCCGCGCACGACGACCTCGGGTTCGGCGGGTGCACGAACACCGGCGAGTGCACGGCCGTGTGTCCCAAGGGGATTCCGCTGTCCACGATCACGCGGTTCAACGCCGACGTCCTGCGCGCCGCACGCAGTTTTAGTCAGGGTGACAAAAGGAGGTAGGGTCGCGGAATGGCACCCCGCGACCACGAGATCGTCCGGCTCACCGCGGACCTGGTGATCCTCACCGTCCGATCCGGGCGGCTGTGCGTGCTGCTGGTGGAGCGGGCGAACGAGCCGTTCCGCGGCCGGCCCGCGCTGCCCGGCGGGTTCCTGCGCGCCGGCGAGACGATCGAGGAGACGGCGGCGCGCGAGTTGGCCGAGGAGACCTCGCTGGACGGGCTGCCCGTCGAGCAGATCGGCGTGTACTCGGCGCCCGACCGCGATCCGCGCGATCCGCGCGTGGTGACGTGCGCGTTCCTGGCCATCGCGCCCGACCTGCCGGTGCCCGTGGCGGGCACGGACGCGCGGGAGGCGAGGTGGCTGCCGTTGGACGAGGTCGGCGGGTTGGCGTTCGACCACGGTCGGATCCTGGCCGACGCCGTGGAACGGGCGCGGACCAAGCTCCAGTACACGACCGTGGCCACGGCGTTCTGCCCGCCGGAGTTCACGATCAGCGAGCTGCGCGAGGTGTACGAGGTGGTGTGGGACGTGGAGGTCGACCGCCCGAACTTCCACCGCAAGGTCACCGACGCGGAGGGGTTCGTGGAGCCGACGGGTGCCAAGAGCACCAAGGGCGGCGGCCGGCCGGCGGTGCTGTACCGGGCGGGCGGTGCACGGGTGCTGCACCCGCCGATGGTCCGGCCGCGCGCCAAGTCCTCCTAGTGGGTCTGCATCCTTCCCCCTTATTGTCGTCTAGACCCGAACGTAGTCCGACGGCCTGGTTCGTGTCAATACGACAAGAAGGGGGTGCGGTTCAATGGACGCCATGCGCTGGTTCCGACGCCCGCCGCGGGTCGCCGCGGCGCACGTGCCCAACCCCGCGGAGGCCGCCGAGGCGTTCTGGCGGGGCTGGTTCGAGCTGCTGCCGGCCGTGAGCGCGGCGCTGGGCGACCGCGAGCCGCAGCGCTTCGAGAACGACCTGTGCGAACTGGTCGCGGCCGTGCACCCGGACCTGCACTTCACCGTGGAGCGCGGACAGCGGGCGATCTACGCGCTGGTGCTCAGCGGCCAGGAGGACCCCCGGTTGCGGCCCTACACCGACGCGTGGCGGGCCGCCGCGCCGCCCGAGGACATGATCTGGGAGTACCACGACTCCGTGCCGCCGGTGCCCGATCCGACGGCCGTGACGGTGAACCTGGGCGCGCACCGGGTGGGCCTGGCCGACGTGCGGGTGGCGGCCCGGATCGTGGCCGGCGTCGTCGACGTGGCCGTGTACCACCCCGGATTCGCCGCGTTGGACGACGAGGCCCGCCGGACCATGACCTACCTGCCGCTGGACGTGACCCTGGGCGAACGCCTCGCGGCCGAACGCCTGGGCCGCGTGGAGACCGCCCTCACCGACCCCGCCGACTCCATCGACCTCCTGGCCCTGCGCACCCTCGTCACCTCCCTCCCCTGACCGCGCGAGTCCTCCACTCGGACACCCCGAAATACGCGCTCAGGCACCCCCGATCGTGGTCAGGCAGCGGGGAAGCGACGTACCCACCGTCGCTGCCACGGCGTTTCCACGGCCTTCGGGTGGTAGTGCGCACGGGTCCACGCCACGGCTTCCTCGGCGGGCACGCCGCTCAACACCGCGACGCACGCCATGACCGTGCCCGTCCGGCCCACGCCACCCAGGCACGCCACCTCCACGGCCTCGCCCGCCAAGGCCCGGCGGTGCAGGTCCTTGATCAACTCGATGGCCCGCGCACGATCGCGCGGCAACCGGAAGTCCGGCCAGTCCAGCCACTCGGAATGCCACGGCACCTCGGGCCGTTTCGCCAGGTACAACCCGTACTCCGGCGACGGCCCGGCAGGCAGGTCACGACCACGCCCGCGCACCACCGCACCGTCCGGAAAACGCACCGCCCCCGTCAATTCCATCCTCCGATTGAACACCCGCCGGAAAGGCCCGCGATGACCGATCTCCACGTGCGCCCCGCCCGTACCGAAGAACTGTCGGACATCGGCGCGCTCACGGTCGCCGCCTACACCGCCGACGGCCTCGACCCCGCGAGCGGCTACGTCACCGTCCTCGCCGACGCTGCCACCCGCGCCCGCGACGCCGTGCTCCTCGTCGCCGTCGACCCCGAGGGCACGTGCCTGGGTACGGTCACCGTCGCCCGCCACGGAACGCCTTACGCCGAACGCTGCCGACAAGGCGAGGTCGAGTTCCGCATGCTCGCCGTCGCCCCGGCCGCCCGTCGACGCGGAGTCGCCGAAGCGCTGGTCCGGACCGTCCTGCGCACCGCGCGCGACGAAGGCGCCCACACCGTCGTCATGAGCAGCAAACCGAGCATGACCACGGCCCACCGCCTCTACCACCGACTGGGTTTCACGCGCACGCCCGACCGCGACTGGGAAGTGTTCCCCGGCCTCACCCTCGTCACGTTCGCACTCGGACTCGGGTAACGGTTTCCCGGAGGCGCCCGATTCCCGGGCGTGGCCGAGGGAAACCGATTGGAAGCCAAAGGATTCCGGGGCGCGCGTTACATCGCGGTCGTCCTGCTCGTCATCAGCGTCGCCGCCCTGGTGTTGTTCGGCGCGGTCCAGGCGAAACCCGTGCAGGCCGTCGCACTCGGCCTGATCATCGCACTGGGCTCGACGATCACCGGTGCCCTGCTCGGCTTCGTGTTCGGGATCCCTCGACGCGTCCAGGGCGAGTCCGGGACGACCGGGTACGCCGTCAACACGAACTTCGAGCAGATCTCCGACTGGCTCACGAAGATCATCATCGGGCTGGGCCTGGTCGAACTCGGCTCGATCGTCGGGCACTTCGGCCGGCTCAGCACCACGCTCGGCGCGGCGTTGGGTCCGGGCACCGCGACCACGGTCGCGGCCGGTGCGACCATCGTGTTCTTCGTGCCGCTCGGCTTCCTTGTCGGCTACCTGCTCACGCGCACGTTCCTCACCGACGCGTTCCGGTCGTTCGACGACCTGCCCGCGAACGCGGTCACCGACGCGGTCGACCGCGTCGGCACGCTCGCCCAACGCCGATACCGCTCCATCCACGCGGACTACGAGAACCAGTCGCACCTGCCCGCCGACAACCGCAACCGCGAGACCGTCGAGCGCGCCGCCGAGGCGACGAGCCCGGTGTCCGACGTGGTCACGCTGTGCGGCGAGATCGAGAACCTGCTCGCCGAACTGCTCGCGCCGTACCCCAGCCAGGACCTGGCGTCCGACGA includes the following:
- a CDS encoding phosphotransferase family protein; the protein is MNALTHGYTNLTEQRGSVVRKSYLGPDAEARRRTERSVLVELRDRFPVPPLSPGTERDLRTAYVRGVPGRVAVDAGLAERVLALCGRLRRELDALDVPGLPGTGAVVHGDFGPQNLIVTPTADAAVAVVDWEWCRRGDPVDDLAWAEWTVRLHHPDAIAAVDALYAAYGRRAKWSVRHEAMMATCHRNRDFCARGGDCAGVAVWDDRIARTAGFRDR
- a CDS encoding cellulose binding domain-containing protein, producing MFSKRKSLMLLAAGVAATAITGMLVAAPAGAAATPSAKFAKDSSWGSGYQARYTITAGSSAVNGWKVEFDLPADTKPGAYWDATLATSGTHHTFSSRNYNGTLAAGASASFGFLVNGTGVPTGCKINGQPCEGSSTTTTTTIVSDTSPPVTTDPTTPPVTTDPTTTTPQQPGSIKSAPYVDITMPTPSLESIAKTTGQKVFTLAFALADSSGCNPAWGGTIPLNDSRIINDVKALKALGGDVIVATGGAAGPYLEYTCSTADALYNAYKKILDAVGGNHLDVDVEATIPHDLVNTALKKLQAERGTHISYTMRIQGDDYGMDPYSVQVLQNAASKGLTVLVNPMTMEFGTSRSDWGDAVIAAAQATLGQMKQIWPAKSDAELKKLLGVTPMIGRNYNGKIFNQAHAQKLVAWANTNHIGLLGFWSTGRDNGGCPGGGISPTCSSISQSQYEFTNIFKGFTG
- a CDS encoding methionine synthase; translated protein: MDVSPWPEGTATGIGSLPGADPLEAARVVLGELPQLPHLPELPGRGVGADLVGRTAGLLVDLPVEVVPSGYRTAAHPGRDHRRAVDLLRRDLDAFEEALETSGARPEVVKVQAAGPWTLTASIELNRGHRVLTDRGALREYAESLAEGLRRHVAEVAKRIGARVVVQLDEPGLPAVLRGLLPTPSKLGTVPAVHEPEALAVLRPVIEALGPDVVVHCCAPKPPIGLLRRAGVRAVALDVGLLDESSWDEVGEAWEERTTLFLGLVPSTDPAAPVDLAGVAKPALDLVDRLGFPRETLARYAVPTPTCGLAGASAKWTRRALSLSRDLGRAFVEPPENWRRAEEGREGA
- a CDS encoding GNAT family N-acetyltransferase, which translates into the protein MMIRRETPADVDVIREVTSAAFAARPGGEAGLVDALRADPGWIPALSLVAEVAGEVVGHAVATRASIGVGLGPVSVRPDHQRAGVGSALLHAVLGAADALDEPAVVLLGNPAYYARFGFVLAADHGITPPVAEWAPHFQVRTLSAWTPSLAGPFTYAAPFSTP
- a CDS encoding LysR family transcriptional regulator; translation: MTLHQLAYFLAVARTRNFTRAAEQVRVAQPSLSKQIHALERELGAELFSRARGNVALTPAGEALLPVASRIVSDVDTARLEVAELVGLRRGRLRVGATPSLCGSLFADVLKAYHDAFPGIRVLVEEGGSRDLVRALEAGDLDLALVIASPVDADRALTVIPVLREELVVASPTPFDSARLPVAALRDRPLVMFRTGYDLRETTSAACREAGFEPRFAVEGGEMDAVLRFVEVGLGWAIVPSTVLATRSLHGVPLEPGIDRVVAVAHRADVAPTSAARAFLDVLNRYLRGVALPSGVHALGSRA
- a CDS encoding succinate dehydrogenase cytochrome b subunit, with translation MLHLYRRTIGKKAVMAVTGSLLLLYVVAHMVGNLSIFVGGIDDYGRWLRSIGAVWPVRLGLLGCVVLHFVAAWQLTRRAAKARGRYEHRRVVNGSYAARTMRWGGVILALFVVYHLLDLTAGVLNPHGVEGEIHANVVADFRHWYVVLAYTVAVLALGFHLRHGVWSATRTLGVATSRALALGVAVVVCAGFLSVPFAVVTGVVS
- a CDS encoding fumarate reductase/succinate dehydrogenase flavoprotein subunit produces the protein MYTEGDPIADHRAPTGPIETRWDRRRFTARLVNPANRRGRTVIVVGTGLAGGSAAATLAELGYRVLSFCHQDSPRRAHSVAAQGGINAAKNYRNDGDSVWRLFHDTVKGGDFRARESNVYRLAQLSTAIIDQCVAQGVPFAREYGGLLDTRSFGGAQVSRTFYARGQTGQQLLLGAYQALARQIDAGRVESHPRTEMLDLVVADGRARGVVVRDLVTGAVSTHLADAVVLATGGYGNVFHLSTNAKGCNATAIWRAHRRGALFANPCFTQIHPTCIPPAGEHQSKLTLMSESLRNDGRVWVPRDPADRRTPGAIPESGRDYFLERLYPAFGNLVPRDIASRAAKNASDPERGVYLDFADAIARLGADVVKARYGNLFEMYQRITGDDPYTTPMRIWPAVHYTMGGLWVDYDLRSTIPGLFVIGEANFSDHGANRLGASALMQGLADGYFVLPNVIGDYLADAPFGDVDPGGVEDEVRDRVARLLAVDGDRTVESFHRELGRIMWEECGMERTDAGLRTALRRIPELRAEFWSRVKVPGRGESFNQELEKAGRVADFLELAELMCVDALHREESCGGHFRAESTAGGEALRDDHRFSYVAAWEFTGGPPVLHREDLVFDHVRPSIRSYA
- a CDS encoding succinate dehydrogenase/fumarate reductase iron-sulfur subunit; the protein is MNLTMRIWRQNGATGRLVTYDVPDLSPDMSFLEALDVLNERLVLAGEEPVAFDHDCREGICGMCGLMIDGVAHGPERATTACQLHLRHFSDGDTVTVEPWRATPFPVIRDLVVDRSAFDRIVEAGGYVSVSTGSAPDAHALPVPKPDADAAFEAAACIGCGACVAACPNGSAMLFTAAKVTHLGLLPQGRPERGTRASDMLAAHDDLGFGGCTNTGECTAVCPKGIPLSTITRFNADVLRAARSFSQGDKRR
- a CDS encoding NUDIX hydrolase — protein: MAPRDHEIVRLTADLVILTVRSGRLCVLLVERANEPFRGRPALPGGFLRAGETIEETAARELAEETSLDGLPVEQIGVYSAPDRDPRDPRVVTCAFLAIAPDLPVPVAGTDAREARWLPLDEVGGLAFDHGRILADAVERARTKLQYTTVATAFCPPEFTISELREVYEVVWDVEVDRPNFHRKVTDAEGFVEPTGAKSTKGGGRPAVLYRAGGARVLHPPMVRPRAKSS
- a CDS encoding protein-tyrosine phosphatase family protein codes for the protein MELTGAVRFPDGAVVRGRGRDLPAGPSPEYGLYLAKRPEVPWHSEWLDWPDFRLPRDRARAIELIKDLHRRALAGEAVEVACLGGVGRTGTVMACVAVLSGVPAEEAVAWTRAHYHPKAVETPWQRRWVRRFPAA
- a CDS encoding GNAT family N-acetyltransferase gives rise to the protein MTDLHVRPARTEELSDIGALTVAAYTADGLDPASGYVTVLADAATRARDAVLLVAVDPEGTCLGTVTVARHGTPYAERCRQGEVEFRMLAVAPAARRRGVAEALVRTVLRTARDEGAHTVVMSSKPSMTTAHRLYHRLGFTRTPDRDWEVFPGLTLVTFALGLG